In the Ensifer adhaerens genome, one interval contains:
- a CDS encoding VOC family protein: MFQGSPVRGYHHITMCVGSAQEDYDFHVKVLGLRMIKKTVLFDGREPFYHLYYGNASGQEGSLVTTFPMDWKTSGGVGSGQVCILSLSVPEGSFSFWEQRLQNFGYNTRVENRLGARRLCFNHPCGIAYEIIEMAGDTRSGWAQGGVPVEAAIQGMRSVTISTRDLSPFSDFLSEGLGFVNQGKDGRNAQFAMGGGVGSPLLEVLHEEDRPQGSWTWSRGTVHHIAFDLPTAPVQLDLKLHLEGLGYTDVSEVKDRNYFNSVYVRTPSGALFEAAVTQEQGWLKDEPAATLGQELKFPPQLIDRRDEMIGKLEPIVH, from the coding sequence ATGTTTCAGGGTTCACCAGTTCGCGGCTACCACCACATTACCATGTGTGTTGGCTCGGCTCAGGAGGATTATGATTTCCATGTTAAGGTGCTTGGTCTCCGAATGATCAAGAAAACCGTTCTGTTTGATGGTCGCGAACCGTTTTACCATCTCTACTACGGCAACGCTTCCGGACAGGAAGGCTCGCTTGTCACCACTTTCCCGATGGACTGGAAGACTTCCGGCGGCGTTGGGTCGGGCCAGGTCTGCATTCTCAGTCTGAGTGTTCCGGAGGGAAGCTTTTCGTTCTGGGAGCAGCGTCTTCAGAATTTCGGCTACAATACCCGTGTCGAAAATCGCCTCGGCGCTAGGCGGCTTTGCTTCAATCACCCGTGCGGCATCGCATACGAAATCATCGAGATGGCGGGTGATACACGAAGCGGCTGGGCCCAGGGCGGCGTTCCCGTCGAAGCGGCCATTCAGGGGATGCGGTCTGTTACCATATCGACCAGAGATCTTTCTCCATTTTCCGACTTCCTTAGCGAGGGACTTGGTTTCGTCAACCAGGGAAAAGATGGGAGGAATGCGCAGTTTGCGATGGGCGGTGGTGTCGGATCTCCTCTTCTGGAGGTCCTTCACGAGGAGGATCGGCCGCAGGGAAGTTGGACTTGGTCCCGTGGAACGGTTCATCACATTGCGTTCGATTTGCCGACAGCGCCAGTGCAGCTGGACCTCAAGTTGCACTTGGAAGGTTTGGGGTACACGGATGTTTCGGAAGTCAAAGACCGGAACTACTTCAACTCAGTCTACGTCCGCACGCCGTCAGGCGCGCTTTTTGAGGCTGCAGTCACTCAAGAGCAAGGCTGGCTGAAAGACGAACCCGCCGCGACACTTGGGCAAGAACTGAAGTTCCCACCCCAGCTTATCGATCGACGAGATGAAATGATCGGCAAGCTCGAGCCGATTGTCCATTAA
- a CDS encoding adenylate/guanylate cyclase domain-containing protein — translation MEETRFYNEAGSPSNQHSVVHWLLHETQNERFLDDILVQLCQRLNAAGVPVARSTMHFRTLHPQWLGARILWRKGMVHARFNSIAHGVEATRQFQLSPLNTLYEGASEIRKVLANLDASNTSDVFFSELRRDGLTDYIAWPLSFTLGTRHIVTFATASRSGFEDRHIKTLSELVPILTLVSEIRLKNVLARTLLETYVGTHASEQILAGATTRGSGSTVRAAIMICDLREFTAISDSLPRDDVIEVLNGFFDAIGGPVERNDGEILKFMGDGLLAIFPLENARASDALLETIKEGRREMARFNEENMSKGRPTLRYGTGIHVGDVMYGNIGSRKRLDFTAIGPAVNIAARLENLTKRVGRSVLVSRDFVALAGNQAELECIGSFDLRGLEDTIDVYALPDPE, via the coding sequence ATGGAAGAAACACGGTTTTACAACGAGGCTGGATCGCCCAGCAATCAGCACTCAGTGGTGCATTGGCTATTGCACGAAACACAGAATGAGCGGTTCCTTGATGATATTCTTGTGCAACTATGCCAGCGGTTAAACGCGGCAGGCGTGCCTGTGGCTCGCTCAACGATGCATTTCCGGACACTCCATCCTCAGTGGCTGGGCGCAAGGATCCTGTGGCGGAAGGGGATGGTACACGCCAGGTTCAACAGTATCGCACATGGTGTAGAAGCTACGCGGCAGTTTCAACTGAGTCCTTTGAACACGCTTTACGAGGGGGCGAGCGAAATCCGCAAGGTGCTCGCGAACTTAGATGCTTCGAACACCTCTGATGTGTTTTTCAGCGAACTCAGGAGGGATGGACTTACGGATTATATCGCATGGCCTTTGTCCTTCACGCTTGGGACTCGGCACATCGTAACCTTCGCAACAGCCAGTCGAAGTGGCTTCGAAGATCGTCACATCAAAACACTAAGCGAACTCGTCCCTATCCTGACGTTGGTCAGTGAGATCCGTTTGAAAAACGTGCTGGCTCGCACGTTGCTCGAGACCTACGTCGGCACCCATGCCAGCGAGCAAATCTTGGCTGGAGCTACCACCAGGGGAAGCGGAAGCACGGTGCGCGCGGCGATCATGATTTGTGATTTGCGGGAGTTTACCGCGATTTCCGACAGTCTGCCCCGCGACGACGTCATCGAGGTGCTGAACGGCTTTTTCGATGCCATCGGTGGCCCGGTCGAGCGCAACGACGGGGAGATCCTGAAATTCATGGGCGATGGCCTGCTCGCCATCTTTCCTCTCGAGAACGCCCGTGCCTCGGACGCACTGCTTGAGACGATAAAGGAAGGGCGGCGGGAAATGGCCCGCTTCAACGAGGAGAACATGTCCAAGGGCCGTCCGACGCTAAGATATGGCACCGGGATTCACGTCGGCGACGTCATGTATGGAAACATAGGTTCCCGCAAACGCCTTGATTTCACCGCCATCGGTCCGGCTGTCAACATTGCGGCGCGTCTGGAAAACCTGACAAAGCGTGTCGGGCGTTCGGTGCTGGTCTCCCGCGATTTCGTGGCTCTCGCTGGTAATCAAGCGGAATTGGAGTGCATTGGTTCCTTCGACTTACGAGGTCTTGAGGACACAATCGACGTCTATGCGCTGCCAGACCCGGAGTGA
- a CDS encoding carbon-nitrogen hydrolase family protein has protein sequence MQLELAQIPVQDGSVDVNLDRILKAIADSKPDTELLLFPEAALTGFPTPKTVKDVAEALDGSAMSRVRDAARAKSVGVAMGLAENDGGRFFNTTVLIDSSGETKLTYRKTHMWPAEVDMFEPGNRFDICEYNGMKVGILICYDIEFPETGRSVASLGADLLLVTAANMDPYGPVHRRAVVARAMENQVFAAYVNRTGRANSQLNFVGESAVINPFGDVICETGLAPTLLSASVDLAGIEDARRNYSYLKDARISLDLSDVSEDQMSRTIRN, from the coding sequence ATGCAGCTTGAACTTGCACAAATTCCGGTCCAGGACGGATCCGTCGATGTCAACCTTGATCGAATCCTGAAGGCGATCGCGGATTCCAAACCGGACACCGAACTGCTGCTGTTCCCCGAGGCGGCGTTGACCGGCTTCCCTACGCCCAAGACCGTTAAGGACGTGGCCGAGGCATTGGACGGAAGTGCGATGTCTCGAGTGCGCGACGCTGCACGCGCGAAGTCTGTCGGAGTAGCGATGGGGCTCGCAGAAAACGACGGCGGACGCTTCTTCAACACCACCGTTCTGATCGACTCCAGCGGCGAAACCAAGCTCACCTATCGGAAGACTCACATGTGGCCCGCAGAGGTCGATATGTTTGAGCCAGGCAACAGGTTCGACATTTGCGAATACAATGGCATGAAGGTGGGAATCCTTATCTGCTACGACATTGAATTCCCCGAAACTGGTCGTTCGGTCGCAAGTCTCGGGGCCGATCTGCTTCTGGTAACCGCCGCCAACATGGACCCCTACGGCCCTGTTCACCGACGCGCGGTCGTGGCGCGCGCCATGGAGAACCAGGTTTTTGCGGCTTACGTCAATCGCACCGGTAGGGCGAACTCTCAACTAAACTTTGTTGGTGAATCAGCCGTCATTAACCCGTTCGGCGACGTCATCTGTGAAACCGGCCTCGCCCCCACGTTACTGTCCGCTTCGGTGGATCTTGCTGGCATCGAGGATGCACGGCGAAATTATAGCTACCTCAAGGATGCGAGGATTAGCCTTGATCTCTCGGACGTGTCCGAGGACCAGATGAGCCGGACTATCCGGAACTGA
- a CDS encoding pirin family protein: MSIRPIKHESRAVPTVEGAGVKLHRVFGFDDPSMTDPFLMMDDFRNDNPSEYLQGFPWHPHRGIETITYVLAGTVEHGDSLGNRGLLGAGDIQWMTAGSGIMHQEMPKGDFAGRMHGFQLWANLPSSLKMTAPRYQDVKSGDIPIVVDDDGTVVRVICGNFWGKAGPVDGIAAEPVYLDVSVPPGRKKRLPVDTYRNAFAYIFAGSGTFRDASKPFGVRVEKEVDGEELNIRDMSGNRTLVVFDSGDEVTVQAGDQGIRFLLVSGKPIEEPVAWHGPIVMNSQEEIRTAIRELRNGTFIKPAH, encoded by the coding sequence ATGTCGATACGACCCATTAAGCACGAAAGTAGGGCTGTCCCAACGGTGGAAGGCGCCGGAGTGAAGCTCCATCGCGTCTTCGGCTTTGACGATCCGTCGATGACGGATCCGTTCTTGATGATGGACGACTTCCGCAATGACAATCCTTCGGAATACCTCCAAGGGTTTCCTTGGCATCCGCACCGTGGCATCGAAACAATCACCTACGTGCTCGCCGGAACCGTCGAGCACGGCGACAGCTTGGGAAATCGCGGACTACTCGGAGCTGGTGACATCCAATGGATGACCGCTGGAAGTGGTATCATGCACCAGGAAATGCCGAAGGGCGACTTTGCTGGACGCATGCACGGGTTTCAGCTGTGGGCGAATCTCCCCTCGTCCCTGAAGATGACCGCCCCGCGTTACCAGGATGTAAAATCGGGCGATATCCCGATCGTAGTCGATGACGACGGCACTGTGGTGCGTGTGATCTGCGGTAACTTCTGGGGCAAGGCCGGTCCGGTAGACGGGATCGCCGCCGAACCGGTGTATCTTGACGTCTCCGTTCCCCCCGGGAGAAAGAAGCGTTTGCCTGTAGACACCTACCGGAACGCTTTCGCTTACATTTTTGCAGGCTCCGGCACTTTCCGCGACGCGTCCAAACCTTTTGGGGTCCGGGTCGAGAAGGAAGTCGATGGAGAAGAACTTAACATCCGCGACATGTCCGGCAACCGCACGCTGGTCGTTTTCGACAGTGGCGATGAGGTAACGGTCCAGGCGGGTGACCAGGGCATACGGTTTCTTCTGGTCTCTGGAAAACCGATCGAGGAACCAGTGGCCTGGCATGGACCGATCGTCATGAACTCCCAGGAGGAGATAAGAACGGCGATACGCGAACTGAGAAACGGGACGTTTATCAAGCCCGCACACTAG
- a CDS encoding APC family permease, translated as MDDTSTSGRAEAQPIRLKRTLGLTSLLLFGLSYMGPIVVYPTYGVLATVSQDTIALSYLIALGAICFTALSYGYFAKRLPVAGSAYTYTRRSFGSYAGFMVGWALLLDYFFLPMVIALTGTVTLGAVFPDVPSWVWVVGFVALITALNILGIEMANRLNIILMVAQLAIGGLFILLCCHYVIGASGPAGLLSVEPFFKSGVPLSATMAGAAIAAYSFLGFDAVATLTEETIDPTRNVPRAILLTALIGGSIFVVSAYATQLAHPGLLFDQPESAAFEIAKKIGGDVFVGIFLTGLVISQTASGIAAQASVARLMYAMGRDGVLPTKVFSYLHPKFKTPTINVLISGAVSLLAVKLDIATSTSFINFGAFLAFTAVNLSVIRQFQLSGDKTTIGPIRGVLLPLLGAITMVWLLASLDKTAVAMGAAWFVLGLFYLTWLTDGFRRVPPEVTL; from the coding sequence ATGGATGATACGTCCACCTCTGGGCGGGCAGAGGCGCAGCCTATTCGCTTGAAACGGACTTTGGGGCTAACGTCACTGCTGCTATTCGGGCTTTCATACATGGGCCCGATCGTCGTCTATCCAACTTATGGTGTGTTGGCGACAGTCAGTCAGGATACAATCGCCCTTTCTTATCTCATCGCCCTTGGTGCGATCTGTTTTACGGCCCTGAGCTACGGATATTTTGCTAAGCGGCTTCCTGTGGCCGGATCGGCATACACCTACACACGCCGAAGCTTTGGAAGCTATGCTGGATTCATGGTCGGCTGGGCTTTGCTTCTAGACTACTTCTTTCTGCCCATGGTTATCGCGTTGACGGGCACGGTAACTCTCGGCGCAGTCTTTCCGGATGTTCCCAGTTGGGTTTGGGTCGTGGGGTTTGTAGCCCTGATCACGGCTTTGAACATCCTGGGCATCGAAATGGCGAACCGTCTGAACATTATCCTGATGGTAGCGCAGCTCGCAATTGGTGGGCTTTTTATTCTTCTCTGCTGCCATTATGTTATCGGAGCATCGGGTCCAGCAGGACTGCTTTCGGTCGAACCGTTCTTCAAGAGCGGCGTTCCACTCTCCGCGACCATGGCTGGCGCTGCGATCGCAGCCTACTCGTTCCTTGGCTTTGATGCCGTCGCCACTTTGACTGAGGAAACGATAGACCCGACCCGTAATGTACCGCGTGCCATCCTACTTACCGCATTGATCGGTGGGTCGATTTTCGTCGTGTCCGCCTATGCCACTCAGCTCGCACATCCCGGGCTGCTTTTCGACCAACCGGAATCTGCCGCTTTCGAAATCGCCAAGAAGATCGGTGGCGACGTATTTGTGGGTATATTCCTGACGGGCTTGGTCATTTCCCAGACAGCATCGGGCATCGCCGCGCAGGCCAGCGTCGCACGGCTTATGTACGCAATGGGTCGGGATGGCGTTCTACCGACGAAGGTGTTCAGCTATCTGCATCCGAAGTTCAAGACACCGACGATCAATGTCTTGATCTCGGGTGCGGTCAGCCTTCTCGCTGTGAAGCTCGATATCGCGACCTCAACCTCCTTCATTAACTTCGGTGCGTTCCTCGCGTTCACAGCAGTCAATCTTAGCGTGATCCGCCAGTTTCAGCTCAGCGGCGATAAAACCACGATCGGGCCTATCCGAGGCGTGTTGCTGCCTCTTCTGGGCGCGATCACCATGGTCTGGCTGCTCGCGAGCCTGGACAAAACCGCAGTCGCCATGGGCGCCGCCTGGTTTGTACTCGGGCTATTCTACCTGACTTGGCTGACCGACGGCTTCCGAAGGGTTCCTCCCGAAGTGACGCTCTGA
- a CDS encoding amidase: protein MNDNLTIASILANFRSGTMSPVEVLENSVARIDSLNSRINALTALCIERARQEAKASEKRYRRGDALPLDGIPFVAKDLLDTANVETTYGSVLYRGHVPREDAEAVGRLRNAGAILVGKSATHEFGWGLTTTSALHGPTRNPWDLTRVPGGSSGGSAAALAVDLVPLALGSDTGGSIRIPSAFCGTAGIKPTRNRVPMEGAFALASSLDHVGPMARTAEDLSLAMAVLDGTYGSGVREQEVNPKILNGLRILVIDDLHPVALTEDISRVFAEACGALSQHGARIIDKRWSDTERPDPYGILAPTLNAEARLRHEVVLGHYPQRAAEYSPDVCKRIELAAQYGLREYIEAAQRRAAFTAQFVSVFAEGDVLLSPVSAVSAVKIGTDTVIHDGKSVELRSAIMGYIAPQSLSGLPAAVIRAGFDRHEMPVGIQLTMAAGSDHRLIEIAAALETVLGATAVGGPNHSIKVS from the coding sequence ATGAACGACAACCTTACAATTGCGAGCATTCTCGCGAATTTCCGATCTGGCACGATGTCGCCGGTGGAAGTTCTAGAGAACTCGGTGGCCCGCATCGACAGTCTCAATTCTCGCATCAATGCATTGACCGCGCTCTGTATCGAACGTGCCAGGCAGGAAGCGAAAGCATCGGAAAAGCGCTACAGGCGAGGCGACGCGTTGCCATTGGATGGCATTCCGTTCGTAGCCAAGGACCTCTTGGACACCGCTAACGTTGAAACAACATATGGGTCCGTGCTTTACCGCGGCCATGTACCGCGTGAGGATGCGGAGGCCGTCGGACGGTTGCGAAATGCGGGTGCAATTCTAGTTGGAAAGTCGGCCACGCATGAATTTGGATGGGGCCTTACAACGACGAGCGCTCTTCACGGACCCACGCGCAACCCCTGGGATCTAACGCGTGTCCCTGGTGGATCCAGCGGGGGGTCGGCTGCGGCTCTGGCGGTTGATCTCGTTCCTTTGGCGTTGGGCTCGGATACAGGTGGTTCCATTCGGATCCCGTCAGCCTTCTGCGGCACAGCTGGAATTAAACCGACCCGGAACCGTGTGCCAATGGAAGGGGCATTCGCGTTGGCCTCGTCTCTGGATCATGTCGGTCCCATGGCGCGAACCGCTGAAGATCTGTCCTTGGCCATGGCGGTGCTCGATGGCACCTACGGTTCTGGAGTTCGAGAGCAAGAAGTAAATCCCAAGATTCTGAATGGTCTGCGAATTCTTGTGATTGACGACCTTCATCCCGTTGCGTTGACCGAAGACATCTCGCGGGTGTTTGCGGAAGCATGCGGCGCGCTCTCACAGCATGGCGCGAGGATTATAGACAAGCGCTGGTCGGACACCGAGCGGCCGGATCCCTATGGCATTCTGGCGCCGACCCTCAACGCAGAAGCGAGGTTAAGGCATGAAGTCGTTCTCGGCCATTATCCGCAGCGGGCTGCGGAGTACAGCCCGGATGTTTGCAAGCGAATAGAACTGGCTGCCCAGTATGGTCTGCGAGAGTACATCGAAGCGGCGCAGCGAAGGGCGGCTTTCACAGCCCAGTTTGTTTCCGTGTTCGCGGAGGGCGACGTGCTCTTGTCGCCAGTGTCCGCCGTTAGCGCGGTCAAGATTGGCACTGATACAGTAATCCATGATGGCAAAAGCGTTGAATTGAGATCGGCGATCATGGGATACATCGCGCCTCAGAGCCTGAGCGGACTACCCGCAGCGGTCATTCGGGCGGGTTTTGATCGGCATGAAATGCCAGTCGGTATCCAATTGACGATGGCAGCGGGCAGTGACCATCGCCTTATTGAAATCGCAGCGGCTCTTGAGACGGTTCTAGGTGCGACAGCAGTAGGTGGGCCCAACCATTCAATAAAAGTGAGCTAG